One segment of Arcanobacterium haemolyticum DSM 20595 DNA contains the following:
- a CDS encoding FAD:protein FMN transferase, protein MTSHTNSPHLLHEVWGTVVTITIGSSVEPHSHQSPQFDPVLAACRDFMDRIDTIFSPFRPESLVTGYRSGAIRESELRSYHPDHALLIDVIHGCRTGKTMTNGAFDPWIVPGGFNPSGYVKGWACERMARMLKDANINNFCINAGGDVLTRGYSYRDVSTSNPWVIGIRHPHDRDALATTFSVTNGGIATSGTYERGFHIVSPHGGANSLPGSAANGACSASVVGPDAAVAEILSTALVVDGRKSPAWFAGFPQYSAFVVDPMPADSSHAPTAWRIPARF, encoded by the coding sequence GTGACAAGCCATACCAATTCCCCACACCTACTCCATGAGGTGTGGGGAACCGTTGTAACGATAACGATCGGCTCTAGTGTGGAGCCGCATTCACACCAGTCCCCGCAGTTCGATCCAGTTCTTGCTGCCTGCCGTGATTTCATGGATCGTATCGATACTATTTTTTCGCCATTCCGCCCAGAGTCCCTTGTCACTGGTTATCGAAGTGGTGCCATTCGTGAATCGGAGCTTCGCTCTTATCACCCCGATCATGCCTTGTTGATCGATGTGATTCATGGATGCCGCACTGGAAAAACCATGACTAACGGCGCGTTCGATCCATGGATCGTGCCTGGCGGTTTCAATCCGTCTGGCTATGTCAAGGGTTGGGCGTGCGAACGAATGGCACGTATGCTTAAAGATGCCAACATTAATAATTTTTGTATCAACGCAGGCGGAGATGTGCTCACTCGTGGGTATTCTTACCGCGATGTTTCCACCAGTAATCCATGGGTGATCGGAATTCGGCATCCGCATGATCGCGACGCACTGGCCACTACTTTTTCGGTAACGAACGGGGGCATCGCCACATCTGGCACGTACGAACGCGGTTTTCATATTGTTTCGCCTCACGGCGGTGCAAATTCTCTCCCTGGCTCCGCAGCGAATGGAGCTTGTTCAGCTAGCGTGGTTGGCCCCGACGCAGCGGTGGCTGAAATTCTTTCTACTGCGCTAGTGGTTGACGGTAGGAAGTCGCCGGCTTGGTTTGCAGGTTTTCCGCAGTATAGCGCGTTCGTGGTTGATCCTATGCCTGCTGATTCTTCACACGCGCCTACCGCGTGGCGCATCCCTGCCCGTTTCTAA
- the galK gene encoding galactokinase, which yields MSATFINAWDDIEGVRRARDLFVDTFGCEPDKVACAPGRVNLIGEHTDYNDGLCLPIALPHRTFVALREREDSQLRLTSDQGSLWEGAIADIRPGMETSWVNYAAGPAWALGVSHGFDAAFVSCVPLGAGLSSSAAIECAAAVGLSNADGKKIVAACIRAENDVAQAPTGGMDQTVSVFGEAGMAVCIDFYAHSQQLVAADFGTHGLQILVVDTRAKHSLSDGQYGNRRAECNEARDLLGVSSLRVARMDQLSVLPELYQRRVRHVISENERVERAVVAMAAEDFVELGRLFTESHVSLRDDFEVSCIELDCVVESALAAGALGARMTGGGFGGSAIALIAEDKVTQAMEEIRAASVARGFPEPAFLVATASSGARVL from the coding sequence ATGTCAGCAACGTTTATTAATGCATGGGATGATATTGAAGGCGTGCGCCGGGCGCGCGATCTTTTTGTGGATACGTTTGGGTGTGAACCAGATAAGGTGGCGTGTGCTCCAGGCCGAGTGAATTTGATTGGTGAGCATACGGATTATAACGACGGCTTGTGTTTGCCTATCGCCTTGCCGCACCGTACGTTTGTGGCGTTGAGGGAGCGGGAGGATTCACAGCTTCGTCTCACGTCGGATCAGGGTTCTTTGTGGGAAGGTGCGATTGCCGATATTCGGCCTGGCATGGAAACGTCGTGGGTGAATTATGCGGCGGGGCCTGCGTGGGCACTGGGTGTTTCGCATGGTTTTGATGCTGCGTTCGTGTCGTGTGTTCCGTTGGGTGCGGGCCTGTCGTCATCTGCTGCGATTGAATGCGCGGCGGCTGTGGGGTTGAGTAACGCCGATGGTAAGAAGATCGTTGCGGCGTGTATTCGTGCGGAAAATGATGTTGCGCAGGCGCCCACGGGTGGTATGGATCAGACTGTTTCCGTGTTCGGTGAAGCAGGCATGGCTGTGTGTATTGATTTCTATGCGCATTCGCAGCAGTTGGTTGCGGCTGATTTTGGTACGCATGGCTTGCAGATTTTGGTGGTTGATACGCGGGCGAAGCATTCCTTGTCTGATGGTCAGTATGGTAATCGCCGGGCTGAGTGTAATGAGGCGCGTGATCTGTTGGGCGTTTCGTCGTTGCGTGTGGCGCGTATGGATCAGCTTTCCGTGTTGCCAGAGCTTTATCAGCGCCGGGTTCGCCACGTGATTTCTGAAAATGAGCGTGTTGAGCGTGCGGTTGTGGCGATGGCTGCGGAAGATTTTGTGGAGTTGGGCCGGTTGTTTACTGAGTCGCACGTGTCGTTGCGTGACGATTTTGAGGTATCGTGCATTGAGCTTGATTGTGTTGTGGAGTCTGCGTTGGCGGCGGGCGCGCTTGGCGCTCGTATGACTGGCGGTGGTTTTGGTGGTTCTGCGATCGCGTTGATTGCTGAAGATAAGGTTACGCAGGCGATGGAGGAGATTCGTGCAGCTAGCGTTGCGCGCGGTTTCCCGGAACCAGCGTTCTTGGTGGCAACGGCTAGTTCCGGGGCGCGCGTTCTTTAA
- the galE gene encoding UDP-glucose 4-epimerase GalE, protein MTTVLVAGGAGYIGSHTTVELLNKGYDVVCVDNFSNSSPEAIKRVEAITGKSLRFYDADIRDRATLTEVFTENSIDWVIHFAGFKAVGESVAKPLEYYDNNIGGALTLLEVMREHDVKKFVFSSSATVYGEAVDLPLTENSPSGLATNPYGRTKVFEEQILQDLFAADPSWTIVILRYFNPVGAHESGLIGEDPKGIPANLTPYVAKVAVGELDKVQVFGGDYDTPDGTGVRDYIHVVDLARGHVAATDTLTEPGVFVYNLGTGHGYSVLEVIRAYEKAAGKEIPYQIVDRRPGDVASSYADASKAQRELHWNATHTMEDMAESSMRWQTQNPNGFRS, encoded by the coding sequence ATGACAACCGTGTTGGTAGCTGGTGGTGCCGGATATATCGGTAGCCATACAACTGTGGAGCTGTTGAATAAGGGATACGACGTTGTGTGCGTCGATAACTTTTCTAACTCGTCACCTGAAGCGATTAAACGTGTTGAGGCGATTACGGGGAAGAGCCTTCGCTTCTATGATGCCGATATTCGTGATCGGGCTACACTCACTGAGGTGTTTACGGAAAACTCGATTGATTGGGTGATTCACTTTGCTGGTTTCAAGGCGGTAGGTGAGTCTGTTGCTAAGCCACTCGAATACTATGACAACAATATTGGTGGCGCGCTCACACTGCTGGAAGTTATGCGTGAACATGACGTGAAGAAGTTTGTGTTCTCAAGTTCGGCAACGGTGTATGGTGAAGCGGTTGATTTGCCGTTGACTGAAAATTCGCCGTCTGGTTTGGCCACCAACCCGTATGGCCGCACCAAAGTGTTTGAAGAACAAATCTTGCAGGATCTGTTTGCGGCAGATCCATCCTGGACGATTGTTATTTTGCGCTACTTCAACCCAGTTGGTGCTCACGAAAGCGGTTTGATTGGTGAAGATCCTAAGGGCATCCCAGCTAACCTGACTCCGTATGTTGCCAAGGTGGCTGTGGGTGAACTGGACAAGGTTCAGGTGTTCGGCGGCGATTACGATACGCCAGATGGCACCGGCGTTCGCGATTACATCCACGTTGTTGATCTGGCCCGTGGCCATGTGGCAGCAACTGACACCCTCACAGAACCAGGCGTGTTTGTCTACAACTTAGGCACAGGCCACGGCTATTCGGTACTCGAAGTTATCCGAGCATACGAAAAGGCTGCTGGCAAGGAGATCCCATACCAGATCGTTGATCGCCGCCCAGGCGATGTGGCATCGAGCTATGCGGATGCATCAAAGGCACAACGCGAATTGCATTGGAACGCCACCCACACGATGGAAGATATGGCCGAATCCTCCATGCGTTGGCAGACTCAAAACCCGAACGGGTTCCGGAGCTAA
- a CDS encoding UDP-glucose--hexose-1-phosphate uridylyltransferase, giving the protein MTTNVYNAVDELIDYARKNLELDPRNEDFTRNAIFAIFGLNSYAPTGATCDDRVPDAVIARFTQACVDAGLIGVEGEAALADQVMGLLTPRPAEVIDRFDEIRKRDGGTAAMAWFYQYCVANHYVKRAVLDRNPRFDVGDLTITINLAKPEFRDAKKAAAGNSVAGGYPSCTICHENEGFAGRQKGTLRTVPITLGGQEWFWQFSPYGYFDQHGIAVNMEHTPMHMDHGTFYRLMDFVDQFPQYFIGCNAALPRIGGSVLGHDHYQGGGEVLPMHKAATRVTYRVPGTDGVAVEIVDWHNTVVRVVGQDRDLVAQVSAQIADSWVAFSDLEIGIVPCDDDGVHSAVSPTCVVTGRGYEMSMIFRSNVTSEEFPDGVFHAHPEFFAIKQESIGLIEAQGLFILPARLQRQLGELADAIEAGDSLPAELAEFEMVDAEIRGIVGDSRDRDVIDAAIRQELGSVCERILENTAVFKDQWRFEKFIEDLGFVRGQ; this is encoded by the coding sequence ATGACCACGAACGTCTACAACGCTGTTGACGAACTTATTGATTACGCCCGCAAGAATCTGGAGCTGGATCCGCGCAATGAGGATTTCACCCGGAATGCGATTTTCGCTATTTTTGGTTTGAATTCGTATGCCCCCACGGGAGCTACATGTGATGATCGTGTGCCAGATGCAGTTATTGCGCGTTTTACGCAGGCGTGTGTGGATGCCGGGTTGATTGGCGTGGAAGGCGAGGCTGCGCTCGCGGATCAGGTGATGGGTTTGCTTACTCCACGTCCGGCAGAGGTAATTGATCGTTTTGATGAGATCCGTAAGCGCGATGGTGGTACGGCGGCGATGGCGTGGTTCTATCAGTATTGCGTGGCGAATCATTATGTGAAGCGTGCGGTGTTGGATCGGAATCCGCGTTTTGATGTGGGGGATTTGACGATCACGATTAATCTTGCGAAGCCTGAATTTAGGGATGCGAAGAAGGCTGCGGCTGGTAATTCGGTGGCGGGTGGGTATCCGTCGTGCACGATTTGTCATGAGAATGAAGGGTTTGCGGGGCGCCAGAAGGGTACGTTGCGTACGGTTCCGATCACGTTGGGTGGCCAGGAGTGGTTCTGGCAGTTTTCGCCGTATGGCTACTTTGATCAGCATGGTATCGCGGTGAATATGGAGCACACGCCGATGCACATGGATCATGGAACATTTTATCGTTTGATGGATTTTGTGGATCAGTTCCCGCAGTACTTTATTGGGTGTAACGCTGCGTTGCCGCGTATTGGTGGTTCGGTTTTGGGCCACGATCACTATCAGGGTGGTGGTGAGGTTTTGCCGATGCATAAGGCTGCCACTCGCGTCACGTACCGGGTTCCGGGTACGGACGGGGTTGCGGTTGAGATCGTGGATTGGCACAACACGGTGGTGCGTGTTGTGGGCCAGGATCGTGATCTTGTGGCCCAGGTGAGTGCCCAGATCGCAGATTCTTGGGTGGCGTTTTCTGACCTTGAGATTGGGATTGTTCCGTGTGACGACGACGGGGTGCATTCGGCCGTTTCTCCAACCTGTGTTGTGACTGGGCGGGGTTATGAGATGAGCATGATCTTCCGTTCGAACGTGACCAGTGAGGAGTTCCCTGACGGTGTGTTCCATGCTCATCCTGAGTTCTTTGCGATTAAGCAGGAATCGATTGGATTGATTGAGGCTCAGGGCTTGTTTATTTTGCCGGCTCGTTTGCAACGCCAGTTGGGTGAGTTGGCGGATGCGATCGAGGCGGGGGATTCGTTGCCTGCTGAGTTGGCGGAGTTTGAGATGGTTGATGCGGAGATTCGTGGAATCGTTGGGGATAGTCGCGATCGGGATGTTATTGATGCAGCGATTCGCCAAGAACTCGGTTCTGTATGCGAACGTATTTTGGAAAATACCGCAGTGTTCAAGGACCAGTGGCGGTTTGAGAAGTTTATTGAAGATCTTGGCTTTGTGCGTGGCCAGTAA
- a CDS encoding NAD(P)/FAD-dependent oxidoreductase, translated as MSKHHVVVIGSGFGGLFATKALRKADVSVTMISRTSHHLFQPLLYQVATGILSPGEIAPTTREILSRQENASVLLGLVEDIDVDAKEVIWRYHNREMRTGYDSLIVAAGADQSYFGNDQFARFAPGLKNIDDALEIRARILGAFELAELEPDPQMRKDILTFVVVGAGPTGVEVAGQIRELASKTLRKEFRNFDPREARVILVDGADYPLPPFGESLGKRTRKALEKLGIEVMMGQMVIGMTDRTVTLRDREGNEQTINTICKVWSAGVQGSSLGKKLAERTGVELDRAGRVRVNDDLTIPGHPEIFVVGDMMSLDGVPGVAQGAIQPGRFAARAIIDRLAGKPSAPKFVYNDKGSMATIAKSKAVVKIGRLEFDGFVAWLAWCVLHILTLSGFKTRFSTLMRWAISYLSHRRSERSTTNQQLVGRLALKACGDHASGHLILGDVDPEPLAKIAERATQEQLDEQASKRDEASNPNTRS; from the coding sequence GTGTCCAAACATCACGTTGTTGTTATCGGTTCTGGTTTCGGTGGATTATTCGCAACCAAGGCGCTACGGAAAGCAGATGTTTCCGTCACCATGATCTCACGAACCTCCCACCACCTTTTCCAACCATTGCTCTACCAAGTGGCAACCGGAATCCTATCCCCAGGGGAAATCGCGCCAACCACACGTGAAATCCTCAGCCGCCAAGAAAACGCATCCGTACTCCTTGGGCTCGTGGAAGATATTGATGTGGACGCGAAAGAAGTCATCTGGCGCTACCACAACCGCGAAATGCGCACCGGATACGATTCGCTCATCGTGGCAGCCGGTGCAGATCAGTCCTACTTTGGAAACGATCAATTCGCCCGCTTCGCACCAGGTCTGAAGAATATCGATGATGCACTCGAAATCCGTGCACGCATCCTCGGTGCGTTCGAACTCGCAGAACTCGAACCAGATCCACAAATGCGAAAAGACATCCTCACGTTCGTTGTTGTGGGCGCAGGCCCAACCGGCGTTGAAGTCGCAGGCCAGATCCGCGAACTCGCATCCAAAACTCTCCGCAAGGAATTCCGCAACTTCGATCCACGCGAAGCCCGCGTGATTCTTGTTGACGGCGCCGATTACCCATTGCCTCCATTCGGTGAAAGCCTTGGCAAGCGCACCCGCAAGGCTCTAGAGAAGCTGGGCATCGAAGTCATGATGGGGCAGATGGTTATTGGAATGACTGATCGTACCGTTACCTTGCGTGATCGCGAAGGAAACGAACAGACCATCAACACCATTTGTAAAGTCTGGTCTGCCGGTGTTCAGGGGTCATCACTGGGCAAGAAACTGGCAGAACGAACCGGTGTGGAACTCGATCGTGCTGGCAGAGTCCGCGTGAACGACGATCTCACGATCCCAGGCCACCCAGAAATCTTCGTTGTTGGCGATATGATGTCGCTCGATGGCGTGCCAGGCGTGGCACAGGGGGCGATCCAGCCGGGCCGCTTCGCAGCACGCGCGATCATCGATCGCCTCGCTGGCAAGCCAAGCGCCCCTAAGTTCGTGTACAACGATAAGGGGTCGATGGCAACCATCGCTAAGTCCAAGGCCGTTGTAAAGATCGGCAGGCTGGAATTTGATGGCTTCGTGGCGTGGCTGGCATGGTGTGTGCTCCACATCCTCACGCTATCTGGCTTTAAGACCCGCTTTTCAACATTGATGCGTTGGGCGATCAGCTATCTTTCTCACAGGCGTTCCGAACGTTCCACAACCAACCAACAGTTAGTCGGGCGCCTTGCGCTCAAGGCCTGCGGCGATCATGCATCTGGCCACCTGATCTTGGGAGATGTTGATCCAGAACCACTGGCGAAGATTGCAGAACGTGCAACTCAGGAACAGCTGGATGAACAGGCATCAAAACGGGACGAAGCTAGTAATCCTAATACACGTTCATGA
- a CDS encoding TetR/AcrR family transcriptional regulator codes for MPHNRTRNTILDATREVIIREGATKLTVSGVAKTANITRSLFYHYFATKEEAIEAVLDHVIDDFLSELKAWNDAREPGNIDKALEEATALMRKILNDDGPFATSLARTRNAELYLEFTDRAARRISHYISETTVRDYKEKHPVHITHVEETFYMLLTGLTALIRTNPDIDDAIITHLIAQTLHIDEYLYTPLS; via the coding sequence ATGCCCCACAACCGCACACGAAACACTATCCTTGACGCCACTCGCGAAGTCATCATACGCGAGGGAGCCACGAAACTGACCGTCTCCGGCGTCGCCAAAACCGCAAACATCACACGCTCACTCTTCTACCACTACTTCGCCACAAAAGAAGAAGCGATCGAAGCAGTACTCGACCATGTTATCGACGATTTCCTATCCGAACTCAAAGCCTGGAACGATGCGCGCGAACCAGGAAACATCGACAAAGCGCTCGAAGAAGCAACTGCGCTTATGCGAAAAATACTCAATGACGACGGCCCTTTCGCAACCAGCCTAGCACGCACCAGAAACGCCGAACTCTACCTCGAATTCACCGACCGCGCCGCGCGCCGCATCTCGCACTACATCTCAGAAACCACCGTACGTGACTATAAAGAAAAACACCCGGTCCATATTACGCACGTCGAAGAAACGTTCTACATGCTCCTCACAGGACTTACCGCACTTATCCGCACCAACCCAGACATCGACGATGCCATAATCACCCACCTCATCGCTCAGACACTTCACATCGACGAATATTTATACACCCCACTCAGCTAG
- a CDS encoding DUF5692 family protein has protein sequence MLFNVYGDTATYQWLGWILVFCSLLLTNEIARRTKQGGIFFFLIIPALLSAYFIVINVGAWMGASWALTNPTIEHMGSWFHYAKLYAATAGCIGFIMLKYKWGKIGKADWFKAFPFAIVAINILIAVVSDFESAIRAWNTTWISVEGVTLYGGWHNVLNGTAGLLNICIMTGWFGIYISKGGKDMLWPDMTWVFIISYDLWNFAYTYNCLPTHAWYCGLALLLAPTVAAMLWNKGGWIQNRAFTLAIWCMFAQCVPMFQDYSVFRVDSVNNPNINLTVSAIALAANILGVGYVIYRSRKLNVNPYTHEVFGGTRDFEAAIARQDPSNTSEPDSGQTWENIRNR, from the coding sequence ATGTTGTTCAACGTCTACGGGGATACCGCAACCTACCAATGGCTAGGCTGGATCCTCGTATTTTGCAGCCTACTCCTCACAAACGAAATCGCCCGCAGAACCAAGCAAGGCGGCATATTCTTCTTCCTCATCATCCCTGCACTCCTCAGCGCCTACTTCATTGTGATCAACGTGGGGGCATGGATGGGAGCATCGTGGGCACTCACCAACCCAACAATCGAGCACATGGGTTCGTGGTTCCACTACGCAAAACTCTACGCAGCAACCGCCGGCTGCATCGGCTTCATCATGCTGAAATACAAGTGGGGCAAGATTGGGAAAGCCGATTGGTTCAAGGCCTTCCCATTCGCGATCGTGGCAATCAACATTCTGATCGCCGTGGTTTCCGATTTCGAATCCGCCATCCGCGCATGGAACACCACATGGATCTCCGTTGAAGGCGTCACGCTTTACGGCGGCTGGCACAACGTACTCAACGGAACTGCTGGATTGCTCAACATTTGCATCATGACAGGCTGGTTTGGAATCTACATTTCCAAGGGCGGAAAGGATATGCTCTGGCCAGACATGACTTGGGTGTTTATCATCTCCTACGATCTGTGGAACTTCGCCTACACCTACAACTGCCTACCAACTCACGCCTGGTACTGCGGCCTTGCTCTCCTCCTTGCACCAACCGTAGCAGCGATGCTGTGGAACAAGGGTGGCTGGATCCAGAACCGCGCATTCACGCTCGCGATCTGGTGCATGTTCGCCCAGTGCGTGCCGATGTTCCAAGATTACTCAGTATTCAGGGTCGATTCGGTAAATAATCCGAACATCAATCTGACCGTATCTGCTATTGCACTGGCCGCTAACATTCTCGGTGTTGGCTACGTGATCTACCGCTCCCGCAAGCTCAACGTCAATCCATACACCCACGAAGTATTTGGTGGAACCCGAGATTTCGAAGCAGCCATAGCACGCCAAGATCCGTCAAACACAAGTGAACCAGACTCGGGCCAAACCTGGGAAAATATCCGAAATAGGTGA
- a CDS encoding argininosuccinate synthase has protein sequence MAKERILLAYSGGLDTSIIIPWLKEHYDCDVVAMAGDVGIGVDNETLTQKALACGAEKIYIEDLTSDYIANYIYPTLKAQAIYEGKYLLGTSTARPCIAKRMVDIAKAENCTAIAHGCTGKGNDQVRFELAIKALAPGMKIIAPWRMWDIASRDEEIDYAQARNIPVPVTKENNYSMDQNIWHLSHEGMDLEDPANEPQYDSLLHLMNSPQQAPDEPEYVTIDFKHGIPVSVDGVTGDVDMLTYLNKKAGKHGVGIADIVENRLVGMKSRGVYETPGGTVYYAAHRELELLCLERDTLHYKDLLAQRFSEVVYNGQWFHPLREALSAFMDSCNETLTGTVKLKLYKGNVTPAGITSPHSLYDEALSTFDEDDVYNQSDATGFINLFGLPTSVVASMKHRNNLM, from the coding sequence ATGGCAAAAGAACGGATCTTACTCGCATATTCTGGTGGACTTGACACCTCCATCATCATCCCATGGCTTAAAGAACACTACGATTGTGATGTGGTGGCAATGGCAGGAGACGTCGGAATCGGCGTCGATAACGAAACCCTCACCCAAAAAGCACTCGCGTGCGGCGCCGAAAAAATCTACATCGAAGATCTCACTTCCGATTACATCGCCAACTACATCTACCCCACACTAAAAGCCCAGGCAATCTACGAAGGCAAATATCTTCTCGGCACCTCCACAGCCCGCCCATGCATCGCCAAGCGCATGGTAGACATCGCCAAAGCAGAAAATTGTACCGCGATTGCCCACGGCTGCACCGGTAAGGGAAACGATCAAGTCCGCTTCGAACTAGCCATCAAGGCGCTCGCTCCCGGAATGAAAATTATCGCCCCATGGCGGATGTGGGACATCGCCTCGCGTGATGAAGAAATCGATTACGCACAGGCTCGCAACATCCCGGTTCCTGTAACCAAAGAGAATAATTATTCAATGGATCAAAATATTTGGCACCTCAGCCACGAGGGCATGGATTTGGAAGATCCGGCGAATGAGCCTCAATACGATTCGCTCCTCCACCTCATGAACTCGCCGCAACAGGCCCCAGACGAACCTGAATACGTCACCATCGATTTCAAACATGGCATACCAGTATCCGTTGATGGCGTGACCGGGGACGTCGACATGCTCACCTACCTCAACAAGAAGGCCGGCAAGCACGGGGTTGGTATCGCAGACATCGTCGAAAACCGCCTTGTTGGCATGAAATCCCGTGGCGTCTACGAAACCCCAGGCGGAACTGTATATTATGCAGCACACCGTGAACTCGAACTTCTCTGCCTGGAGCGCGATACGCTCCATTACAAGGATCTTCTGGCACAACGTTTCTCAGAAGTCGTCTACAACGGCCAGTGGTTCCACCCGCTACGTGAAGCCCTGTCTGCATTCATGGATTCGTGCAACGAAACCCTAACCGGCACCGTGAAACTCAAGCTATACAAGGGCAACGTCACCCCTGCCGGCATCACGTCGCCCCACTCGTTGTACGACGAAGCCCTCTCCACCTTCGATGAAGACGACGTCTACAACCAGTCCGACGCCACCGGCTTCATCAACTTGTTCGGCCTGCCAACCTCCGTAGTTGCTTCCATGAAGCACCGGAACAATCTTATGTAA
- the argH gene encoding argininosuccinate lyase translates to MAKTMWDGRFSKSTADSVAFMNSSLRFDQRLYAHDIRGSIAHATMLARIGVLTDPEAQAIVAGLESIKADIESGALTFDSAAEDIHMFIEEELTARIGQPGKKLHTARSRNDQVATDMRLWVRDEISCVTSMIESLTMTVCNLATHHTTTVMPGYTHLQRAQPITFAHHLMAYAHMFMRDMSRLDDVAQRMNYSPLGAAALATTTYPIQRDMTADLLGFAGVMENSLDAVADRDYLLELSSTLSIFMIHLSRMSEEIILWASQEFRFIELDDGYATGSSIMPQKKNPDVAELTRGKTGRVIGQAATLLAMMKNLPLAYNKDLQEDKEAIFDVVDTVKLCIPAFAGMIATLGVNADRMRQAASAGFTNATDFADYLVTKGVPFRQAHAITGEIVRYCIEHATALENIDLATLRAHCDLIDADVYDALDIDQCVQRRNVIGGPAPEIVSADIDKIVHELQERQS, encoded by the coding sequence GTGGCAAAAACAATGTGGGACGGCAGGTTCTCTAAATCTACGGCCGATTCAGTTGCGTTCATGAATTCGTCGTTGCGTTTTGACCAGCGGCTTTACGCACACGACATCCGTGGCAGTATCGCTCACGCAACGATGCTTGCACGGATCGGCGTGCTCACCGATCCTGAGGCCCAGGCTATCGTGGCCGGCTTGGAATCGATCAAAGCCGATATCGAATCGGGCGCGCTCACGTTCGATTCCGCCGCAGAAGACATTCACATGTTCATTGAGGAGGAATTGACCGCGCGGATCGGCCAACCTGGCAAGAAGTTGCACACGGCCCGTTCGCGTAACGATCAAGTTGCTACCGATATGCGCTTGTGGGTGCGTGACGAAATTTCTTGCGTGACGTCCATGATTGAATCTTTGACGATGACAGTTTGCAACCTTGCCACCCACCACACCACAACCGTGATGCCGGGCTATACGCATCTGCAGCGTGCTCAACCGATCACGTTCGCTCATCACCTGATGGCGTACGCCCACATGTTCATGCGGGATATGAGCCGATTGGACGATGTTGCTCAACGGATGAACTATTCGCCACTCGGTGCGGCCGCTCTTGCCACCACCACGTACCCGATCCAACGCGATATGACTGCTGACCTCCTAGGATTTGCCGGAGTGATGGAAAATTCGCTTGACGCGGTGGCTGATCGCGACTACCTATTGGAGCTCAGCTCCACCCTATCAATCTTCATGATCCACCTATCTCGAATGAGCGAAGAAATCATTCTGTGGGCATCGCAAGAATTCAGATTCATCGAACTAGACGATGGGTACGCCACCGGCAGTTCGATCATGCCGCAGAAAAAGAATCCGGACGTTGCAGAACTGACCCGCGGCAAAACCGGCCGAGTCATCGGCCAAGCTGCCACACTTCTTGCCATGATGAAGAATCTGCCACTCGCCTACAACAAGGATCTGCAGGAAGATAAGGAGGCGATCTTCGATGTCGTCGATACCGTCAAACTCTGCATCCCCGCGTTCGCTGGAATGATCGCAACCCTGGGCGTAAACGCGGATCGGATGCGCCAAGCGGCCTCCGCGGGCTTCACCAACGCAACCGACTTCGCAGACTACCTGGTAACCAAAGGCGTGCCGTTCCGGCAAGCGCACGCAATCACAGGAGAAATCGTCCGCTACTGCATCGAACACGCAACCGCGCTGGAAAATATAGACCTCGCAACGCTCCGCGCCCACTGCGACCTGATCGACGCGGATGTGTACGATGCACTCGATATCGATCAATGCGTGCAACGCCGAAACGTGATCGGCGGGCCCGCGCCCGAAATAGTCAGTGCGGACATTGATAAGATAGTGCATGAACTACAGGAGCGTCAATCATAG
- a CDS encoding GNAT family N-acetyltransferase → MPVNEELILKPTTESDRTYVYRLNFLTETFGDEHGELEDSYDEWADYYAAEWEPENGGFTAWIGNTPAGGVWLLWGRDDRHGYGHVADDIPELAIAVEERYSGHGIGGALLDAATELARELGAPAISLSVDPRNARAEYLYLKKGFEPTGIERHGHKVLKRSTAL, encoded by the coding sequence ATGCCTGTCAACGAAGAACTCATCCTCAAACCCACCACCGAATCCGATCGCACCTACGTGTACCGGCTCAACTTCCTCACCGAAACATTCGGCGACGAACACGGGGAACTAGAAGATAGTTACGACGAATGGGCAGACTACTACGCTGCCGAATGGGAACCCGAAAACGGCGGATTCACCGCCTGGATCGGGAATACCCCGGCCGGTGGCGTGTGGCTTCTGTGGGGGCGCGACGATCGGCACGGGTATGGGCACGTCGCTGATGACATTCCCGAACTCGCGATCGCTGTAGAAGAACGTTACAGCGGGCACGGCATCGGGGGCGCTCTGCTCGATGCGGCCACAGAACTAGCCCGTGAGCTGGGCGCGCCTGCCATCTCCCTTTCAGTAGATCCGCGCAACGCCCGCGCCGAATACCTCTATCTAAAGAAGGGGTTCGAACCAACCGGGATCGAACGACACGGGCACAAGGTGCTTAAGCGGTCGACTGCGCTCTGA